A section of the Tenrec ecaudatus isolate mTenEca1 chromosome 15, mTenEca1.hap1, whole genome shotgun sequence genome encodes:
- the LOC142427338 gene encoding large ribosomal subunit protein uL14-like translates to MLCGPYRIPSSSPPKKDKMRGSDSEVQLVQSGAEVKKRGASVKISCKNSGHSLTSYLIDWVRQTPGHRFEWMGEIYTSNGGTRYPPKFQSRVTMTRETSISTACMELKGTKNLYIISVQGIKGRLSRLPAAGVGDIVMATVKKGKRELRKKVHPAVVIRQRKSYRRKDGVFLSFEDNAWVIVNNKSEMKGSAITGPVAKECADLWPRIASNAGSIA, encoded by the exons GCAGTGACTCTGAGGTCCAGCTGGTCCAATCTGGTGCTGAAGTGAAGAAGCGGGGTGCTTCAGTGAAGATCTCCTGCAAAAATTCTGGACACTCACTCACCAGTTACCTTATTGACTGGGTGAGGCAGACCCCTGGACACAGGTTTGAGTGGATGGGAGAGATCTACACTAGTAATGGTGGAACAAGATACCCACCAAAGTTCCAGAGCAGAGTCACCATGACCAGGGAAACATCCATAAGCACAGCCTGCATGGAGCTGAAAG GAACCAAAAATCTATATATCATCTCCGTGCAGGGGATCAAGGGCCGGCTAAGCAGACTGCCCGCTGCCGGAGTGGGTGACATAGTGATGGCCACAGTCAAGAAAGGCAAACGCGAGCTCAGAAAGAAGGTCCATCCTGCAGTGGTAATACGGCAACGGAAATCCTACCGGAGAAAAGATGGTGTGTTCCTTTCTTTCGAAGATAATGCGTGGGTCATTGTGAACAATAAAAGCGAGATGAAAGGTTCGGCCATCACAGGACCCGTTGCAAAGGAGTGTGCGGACTTGTGGCCCCGGATTGCATCCAATGCCGGCAGCATTGCGTGA